One genomic segment of Alicycliphilus denitrificans K601 includes these proteins:
- a CDS encoding putative bifunctional diguanylate cyclase/phosphodiesterase has product MPAKPPSDPVPSGSGSHASAALLRLVADTVPVMLAYYESPELRCRFANQRFADFMERTADGILGTTARDILGEQTWQQILPCVQRALGGETVQHLCQQAGPDGRMRMLEFSLRPQLEPRGGRLATPGILVLVNDVTERLEAEQAVRQSEERMRKFAEATEEGLAFHRDGRILDANASLQRMTGYTLAELVGRSIFDFIQPEYRALAQEYTRRGREYPYELAMRHKDGHAIPIEAVGKTLPQQQDEYRVVVVRDITARKQAQERARFLALHDPLTQLPNRRHLMLQLARTVATAQERRKRSAVLFVDLDHFKTVNESLGHEAGDQLLCEVARRLQEGVKATDFVAHVGGDQFVVLLSGLRGRAAAAAAADALIERIRAVYTIGETQLSPSPSVGISVFPDDGYGPDELLRRADAAMQQAKESGRGTRLFYTPDMEGQPAEVLQQEHLLREAVFHDALELHYQPQVQVASGRLVGLEALVRWRHPQRGLVGPDDFIPLAESRGLITPIGRWVLREACRQLKAWHNEGLALVPVAVNLSAIEFRQRDVAGEIARVLQETGLEPQYLEVEITETTLMQHAEHTRATLQALQAMGVAVTVDDFGTGYSSLTYLKRYPLDKLKVDRSFVADTPADGDDVAIVTAIVQLARSLQLQSVAEGVQTTEQLTLLQSLGCELAQGFGIAPPMDVRRTRAWLHALPAAAS; this is encoded by the coding sequence ATGCCCGCAAAGCCCCCCTCCGACCCCGTCCCGTCCGGATCGGGCTCGCACGCCAGCGCAGCGCTGCTGCGCCTGGTGGCCGACACCGTGCCGGTCATGCTGGCCTACTACGAATCCCCGGAACTGCGCTGCCGCTTCGCCAACCAGCGCTTCGCCGATTTCATGGAGCGGACGGCGGACGGCATCCTCGGCACCACCGCGCGCGACATCCTGGGCGAGCAGACCTGGCAGCAGATCCTGCCCTGCGTGCAGCGCGCGCTCGGGGGTGAGACCGTGCAACACCTGTGCCAGCAGGCGGGGCCGGACGGCCGCATGCGCATGCTGGAGTTCAGTCTGCGGCCGCAGCTGGAGCCGCGCGGCGGCCGCCTCGCCACGCCGGGCATACTGGTGCTGGTCAACGACGTCACCGAGCGCCTGGAGGCCGAGCAGGCCGTGCGCCAGAGCGAGGAGCGCATGCGCAAGTTCGCCGAGGCCACCGAGGAGGGCCTGGCCTTCCACCGCGACGGCCGCATCCTGGACGCCAACGCGTCCCTGCAGCGCATGACCGGCTACACGCTGGCCGAGCTCGTGGGGCGGTCCATCTTCGACTTCATCCAGCCCGAATACCGCGCCCTCGCGCAGGAATACACGCGCCGCGGGCGCGAGTACCCATACGAGCTGGCCATGCGCCACAAGGACGGCCACGCCATCCCCATCGAGGCCGTGGGCAAGACCCTGCCGCAGCAGCAGGACGAGTACCGGGTGGTAGTGGTGCGCGACATCACGGCGCGCAAGCAGGCCCAGGAGCGCGCGCGCTTCCTGGCGCTGCACGACCCGCTGACCCAGCTGCCCAACCGCCGCCACCTCATGCTGCAGCTCGCGCGCACGGTCGCCACGGCGCAGGAGCGGCGCAAGCGCTCGGCCGTGCTGTTCGTCGACCTGGACCATTTCAAGACCGTCAACGAATCGCTGGGTCACGAGGCCGGCGACCAGCTGCTGTGCGAGGTTGCCCGGCGCCTGCAGGAGGGCGTGAAGGCCACCGACTTCGTGGCCCACGTGGGGGGCGACCAGTTCGTGGTGCTGCTGAGCGGCCTGCGCGGCCGCGCGGCCGCCGCCGCCGCGGCCGACGCGCTGATCGAGCGCATCCGTGCGGTGTACACCATCGGCGAGACACAGCTGTCGCCCTCGCCCTCCGTAGGCATCAGTGTCTTCCCCGACGACGGCTACGGCCCCGACGAGCTGCTGCGCCGCGCCGACGCCGCCATGCAGCAGGCCAAGGAGAGCGGGCGCGGCACGCGCCTGTTCTACACGCCGGACATGGAGGGACAGCCAGCGGAGGTGCTGCAGCAGGAGCACCTGCTGCGCGAGGCTGTGTTCCACGACGCCCTGGAGCTGCACTACCAGCCCCAGGTGCAGGTGGCCTCGGGCCGCCTGGTGGGGCTGGAGGCGCTGGTGCGCTGGCGGCACCCGCAGCGCGGCCTGGTCGGGCCGGACGACTTCATCCCCCTGGCCGAGTCGCGCGGCCTGATCACGCCCATAGGCCGCTGGGTGCTGCGCGAGGCCTGCCGCCAGCTCAAGGCCTGGCACAACGAGGGCCTGGCGCTGGTGCCCGTGGCGGTGAACCTGTCGGCCATCGAGTTCCGCCAGCGCGACGTGGCCGGCGAGATCGCGCGCGTGCTGCAGGAGACCGGCCTGGAGCCGCAGTACCTGGAGGTCGAGATCACCGAGACCACCCTCATGCAGCATGCCGAGCACACGCGCGCCACGCTGCAGGCGCTGCAGGCCATGGGCGTGGCCGTGACGGTGGACGACTTCGGCACGGGCTACTCGTCACTCACCTACCTCAAGCGCTACCCGCTGGACAAGCTCAAGGTGGACCGCTCCTTCGTCGCCGACACGCCGGCCGACGGCGACGACGTGGCCATCGTCACCGCCATCGTCCAGCTCGCCCGCAGCCTGCAGCTGCAGTCCGTGGCCGAGGGCGTGCAGACCACCGAGCAACTGACGCTGCTGCAGAGCCTGGGCTGCGAGCTGGCCCAGGGTTTCGGCATCGCGCCCCCCATGGACGTGCGGCGCACGCGCGCATGGCTGCACGCGCTGCCGGCCGCCGCTTCGTGA
- a CDS encoding tannase/feruloyl esterase family alpha/beta hydrolase, with the protein MTTPPAIRPPWPRGARLLLTASAALALAACGGGSHHFSFDTASRNLATQQVAADQIGLPTKGAVVTSVETPTAASGPQPPASIRANIAIAPVDTAAPAIKMGLLLPKEWNGKVVMLGGGGYNGTIPSLYTYSAAPASQGPYPLLDQGYAVFASDSGHQAGAAGSRDGSFGTNDEAAANFSGAALKKVSDVADVLVTRFYGRKPGKRYFIGGSTGGREALAVAQKWPADWDGVVSWYPAWNAASLDLQFGRLSRAFAQPDAYPSLAQRKLLRQAAMARCDALDGIADGIVSNVAACNAQFDPATAQFEGKPLRCPSGGNENDGCLSDAMIAALHAYNTPITFGSPLGSGETQYPGFNVWGSELGETGPSPLQPTVTLLAMNTTAPASPAPLTAPYWAVFWDQWVRYFVTRDANFDSLSLDPQNPGPWAGRIQELTKLQDINSTDLSAFQKRGGKLLMAHGTADVLVSTRATAQYYERLVQTMGADTVKSFARYYEVPGYGHAASTAFNANWDSLKALDQWVSIGTAPAGQVVTDTAGVPGRTRPLCEYPGWPRYGGTGDANKAESFSCVAP; encoded by the coding sequence ATGACCACTCCCCCCGCCATCCGCCCCCCATGGCCCCGCGGCGCGCGCCTGCTGCTCACGGCCAGCGCCGCGCTGGCGCTGGCCGCCTGCGGCGGCGGCTCGCACCATTTTTCCTTCGACACCGCCAGCCGGAACCTGGCGACCCAGCAGGTCGCCGCCGACCAAATCGGCCTGCCCACCAAGGGCGCCGTCGTCACCTCGGTGGAGACGCCGACGGCCGCCTCCGGCCCCCAGCCGCCCGCATCCATACGAGCCAATATCGCCATTGCGCCCGTGGATACGGCGGCACCCGCTATCAAAATGGGACTGCTCCTGCCCAAGGAATGGAACGGCAAGGTGGTCATGCTCGGCGGCGGCGGCTACAACGGCACCATCCCTAGCCTCTATACCTACTCCGCGGCCCCCGCGAGCCAGGGCCCCTATCCGCTGCTGGACCAGGGCTATGCCGTGTTCGCCAGCGACTCCGGCCACCAGGCGGGCGCCGCCGGCAGCCGCGACGGCAGCTTCGGGACGAACGACGAGGCCGCGGCCAACTTTTCCGGCGCGGCGCTCAAGAAGGTCAGCGACGTGGCCGACGTGCTCGTCACCCGCTTCTATGGCCGCAAGCCCGGCAAGCGCTATTTCATCGGCGGCTCCACCGGCGGGCGCGAAGCGCTGGCCGTGGCGCAGAAATGGCCCGCCGACTGGGACGGCGTCGTCTCCTGGTATCCGGCCTGGAACGCCGCCAGCCTGGACCTGCAGTTCGGCCGCCTGAGCCGCGCCTTCGCCCAGCCCGACGCCTACCCGAGCCTCGCCCAGCGCAAGCTGCTGCGCCAGGCGGCCATGGCCCGGTGCGATGCGCTGGACGGCATCGCCGACGGCATCGTCAGCAACGTCGCCGCCTGCAACGCGCAGTTCGACCCGGCCACGGCCCAGTTCGAGGGCAAGCCCCTGCGCTGCCCGAGCGGCGGCAACGAGAACGACGGCTGCCTGTCCGACGCCATGATCGCGGCGCTGCATGCATACAACACGCCCATCACGTTCGGCAGCCCTCTGGGCAGCGGCGAGACACAATACCCCGGCTTCAACGTCTGGGGGTCCGAGCTGGGCGAGACGGGCCCCAGCCCCCTGCAGCCCACCGTCACCCTGCTGGCCATGAACACTACCGCGCCGGCCAGCCCCGCGCCGCTGACGGCGCCGTACTGGGCCGTGTTCTGGGACCAGTGGGTGCGCTACTTCGTGACGCGCGACGCGAACTTCGATTCGCTCTCGCTCGACCCGCAGAACCCCGGCCCGTGGGCGGGACGCATACAAGAGCTGACCAAGCTGCAGGACATCAACAGCACCGATCTGTCCGCCTTCCAAAAGCGCGGCGGCAAGCTGCTGATGGCGCATGGTACGGCCGACGTGCTGGTCAGCACGCGCGCCACGGCCCAGTACTACGAGCGGCTCGTCCAGACCATGGGCGCCGACACGGTCAAGAGCTTCGCCCGCTACTACGAGGTGCCCGGCTACGGCCACGCCGCCAGCACGGCCTTCAACGCCAACTGGGACTCGCTCAAGGCGCTGGACCAGTGGGTGAGCATCGGCACGGCGCCCGCCGGCCAGGTGGTGACCGACACCGCGGGCGTGCCGGGCCGCACCCGCCCCCTGTGCGAATACCCGGGCTGGCCGCGCTACGGCGGCACGGGCGACGCCAACAAGGCGGAGAGCTTCAGCTGCGTGGCCCCATAG
- a CDS encoding ATP-binding cassette domain-containing protein, translated as MNVLFEAQDLRKRYGDATVVDGVSFAIAPGECLGVIGPNGAGKTTTIRMCLGLTAPDAGSVRFYPGGGAAPLSMPLDALAIKAQLGVVAQFDSLDPDFSCAENLRVFGRYFGLKGAAMDARIGPLLEFAALTSKAGARPGELSGGMRRRLSLARALVNDPRLLLLDEPTTGLDPQARHLMWERLQRLLQQGKSILLTTHFMDEAERLCSRLLVLDHGRKIAEGRPRELIAEHLESDVVEAYGNGALTLAHDAQLRPLARRIEVSGETVFFYTQDARPLLQALTGHGHLRTLHRPANLEDLFLKLTGRQIREDA; from the coding sequence ATGAACGTGCTCTTCGAAGCCCAGGACCTGCGCAAGCGCTACGGCGACGCCACTGTGGTGGACGGCGTTTCCTTCGCCATCGCGCCCGGCGAATGCCTGGGCGTGATAGGCCCCAACGGCGCCGGCAAGACCACCACCATCCGCATGTGCCTGGGCCTGACCGCGCCCGACGCGGGCAGCGTGCGCTTCTACCCGGGCGGCGGCGCCGCGCCGCTGTCCATGCCGCTCGACGCGCTGGCCATCAAGGCGCAGCTGGGCGTGGTCGCACAGTTCGACAGCCTGGACCCGGACTTCAGCTGCGCCGAGAACCTGCGCGTGTTCGGGCGCTACTTCGGCCTCAAGGGCGCGGCCATGGACGCGCGCATCGGCCCGCTGCTCGAATTCGCCGCGCTCACCTCCAAGGCCGGCGCGCGCCCGGGCGAGCTCTCTGGCGGCATGCGCCGGCGCCTGTCGCTGGCGCGCGCGCTGGTCAACGACCCGCGCCTGCTGCTGCTCGACGAGCCCACCACGGGCCTGGACCCGCAGGCGCGCCACCTGATGTGGGAGCGGCTGCAGCGCCTGCTGCAGCAGGGCAAGTCCATCCTGCTGACTACGCACTTCATGGACGAGGCCGAGCGCTTGTGCTCGCGCCTGCTGGTGCTGGACCATGGCCGCAAGATCGCCGAGGGCCGGCCGCGCGAGCTGATCGCCGAGCACCTGGAGAGCGACGTGGTCGAGGCCTACGGCAACGGCGCGCTGACGCTGGCCCATGACGCGCAACTGCGCCCGCTGGCCCGGCGCATCGAGGTCAGCGGCGAGACCGTCTTCTTCTACACCCAGGACGCGCGCCCGCTGCTGCAGGCCCTTACCGGCCACGGCCACCTGCGCACCCTGCACCGGCCGGCCAACCTGGAGGACCTGTTCCTCAAGCTCACCGGCCGCCAGATCCGCGAGGACGCCTGA
- a CDS encoding pyridoxamine 5'-phosphate oxidase family protein: protein MPALLSPENIALVAGGVSAIVASRDAQLRPSVMRAVGSRIRADGRRITVFLRRSQSQLLLADIAATGHIAVVFSDPPSHRTVQVKATAALQRALRPADEPALPGARRSMAVCTNSFSCCKCERQKSINASTRSQDWDRSRSSSVSTRPRPVSVSAMKARKALWMAAYMFMRGAADSACASAEISWGLNCIVGSLGPAAFQPGTPCAPSGLRSLGTGRRGRC, encoded by the coding sequence ATGCCCGCGCTGCTGAGCCCCGAAAACATCGCCCTGGTGGCCGGGGGCGTGTCCGCCATCGTGGCCTCGCGCGACGCACAGCTGCGCCCCAGCGTGATGCGCGCCGTGGGCTCGCGCATCCGCGCCGACGGCCGGCGTATCACCGTCTTCCTGCGCAGGAGTCAGTCGCAGCTGCTGCTGGCCGACATCGCCGCCACGGGCCACATCGCCGTGGTCTTCAGCGACCCGCCCTCGCACCGCACGGTGCAGGTCAAGGCCACGGCCGCGCTGCAGCGCGCCCTGCGGCCCGCCGACGAGCCCGCGCTGCCCGGCGCGCGGCGCTCCATGGCCGTGTGCACGAATTCGTTCTCGTGCTGCAAGTGCGAGCGGCAGAAGTCCATCAACGCCAGCACGCGGTCGCAGGACTGGGACAGGTCGAGATCGTCGTCCGTATCCACGCGGCCGAGGCCCGTGAGCGTGTCGGCCATGAAGGCGCGCAAGGCCTTGTGGATGGCTGCATACATGTTCATGCGCGGCGCGGCGGACTCTGCCTGTGCCAGCGCGGAGATTTCCTGGGGGTTGAATTGCATCGTCGGTTCCTTGGGCCCTGCGGCCTTCCAACCAGGCACACCATGTGCCCCATCGGGGCTGCGCAGTCTAGGAACGGGGCGGCGCGGGCGCTGCTAA
- a CDS encoding 3-hydroxybutyryl-CoA dehydrogenase: MTITTVGIIGAGTMGNGIAQACAVSGINVVMVDVSDAAVQKGVATVAGSLDRLIKKEKITAADKDAALARIKGSTSYDDLKAAQIVIEAATENHELKLKILKQVDAIVAPEVILASNTSSISITKLAAATGRADRFIGMHFFNPVPMMALVEIIRGLQTSDATHDSVKQLAERLGKSPITVKNAPGFVVNRILVPMINEAFFVLAEGLATPEDIDAGMKLGCNQPIGPLALADMVGLDVCLAVMDVYLAEFGDSKYRACPLLREMVAAGRLGRKTGRGVYQY, encoded by the coding sequence ATGACGATTACGACCGTCGGCATCATCGGCGCGGGCACCATGGGCAACGGCATCGCGCAGGCATGCGCGGTGTCGGGCATCAACGTGGTCATGGTGGACGTCTCCGACGCCGCCGTACAAAAGGGCGTGGCCACCGTGGCCGGCAGCCTGGACCGCCTGATCAAGAAGGAAAAGATCACGGCGGCCGACAAGGATGCGGCGCTCGCGCGCATCAAGGGCTCGACCAGCTACGACGACCTGAAGGCCGCGCAGATCGTGATCGAGGCCGCGACCGAGAACCACGAGCTCAAGCTCAAGATCCTCAAGCAGGTCGACGCCATCGTGGCGCCCGAGGTCATCCTGGCCTCCAACACCTCGTCGATCTCCATCACCAAGCTGGCGGCCGCCACGGGCCGCGCCGACCGCTTCATCGGCATGCACTTCTTCAACCCCGTGCCCATGATGGCGCTGGTGGAGATCATCCGCGGCCTGCAGACCTCGGACGCCACGCACGACAGCGTGAAGCAGCTCGCCGAGCGCCTGGGCAAGTCGCCCATCACGGTGAAGAACGCGCCGGGCTTCGTGGTCAACCGCATCCTCGTGCCCATGATCAACGAGGCCTTCTTCGTGCTGGCCGAAGGCCTGGCCACGCCCGAGGACATCGACGCAGGCATGAAGCTGGGTTGCAACCAGCCCATCGGCCCGCTGGCCCTGGCCGACATGGTGGGCCTGGACGTGTGCCTGGCCGTGATGGACGTATACCTGGCCGAGTTCGGCGACAGCAAATACCGCGCCTGCCCGCTGCTGCGCGAAATGGTGGCCGCCGGCCGCCTGGGCCGCAAGACGGGGCGCGGCGTGTACCAGTACTGA
- a CDS encoding GMC family oxidoreductase, which produces MRDFDYVVIGGGSAGCVLAGRLSEDPAVRVGLLEAGGSDDSVLIHCPAGLAVMARTGRYNWGLQTTAQPGLGGRRGYQPRGKVLGGSSSVNAMVYVRGHPDDYEHWAAAGNPGWGWRDVLPYFLRAEHNERWDNAWHGRGGPLNVMDLRSPNRFSAVFVDAAVQAGHARNDDFNGPVQEGVGLYQVTHRNGERCSAAKAYLTPHLSRPNLQVITGAHATRILFEGRRAVGVEYRQGGRLQQVRARREVLLSAGALLSPQLLMLSGVGPADELQRHGIGVLHHLPGVGQNLHDHPDVVQVVDAPRLTDLFGLSPRGALNLLRGIRQWRAQRSGMLTTNFAEAGGFLKSSPDEARPDLQLHFVIGKLVDHGRKTVLGHGYSLHVCLLQPQSRGSVRLASGDPLQAPLIDPGFLAHDGDMARMVRGFQMGRHILRQPALAQYGGSEGPALAQAQTEEQIAQFIRRHADTIYHPVGSCRMGPGPLDVVDGELRVHGLQGLRVVDASIMPRIVSGNTNAPTVMIAERAADLIKKF; this is translated from the coding sequence ATGCGTGACTTCGACTATGTCGTGATCGGCGGCGGCTCGGCCGGCTGCGTGCTGGCGGGCCGGCTGAGCGAGGACCCGGCCGTGCGCGTAGGCCTGCTGGAGGCCGGGGGCAGCGACGACAGCGTGCTGATCCACTGCCCGGCGGGCCTGGCCGTGATGGCACGCACGGGCCGGTACAACTGGGGCCTGCAGACCACGGCACAGCCCGGGCTGGGCGGGCGCCGGGGCTACCAGCCGCGCGGCAAGGTGCTGGGCGGCTCCAGCTCGGTCAACGCCATGGTCTACGTGCGCGGCCACCCCGACGACTACGAACACTGGGCGGCCGCGGGCAACCCCGGCTGGGGCTGGCGCGACGTGCTGCCCTATTTCCTGCGCGCCGAGCACAACGAGCGCTGGGACAACGCGTGGCACGGCCGGGGCGGGCCTTTGAACGTGATGGACCTGCGCTCGCCCAACCGCTTCAGCGCCGTGTTCGTCGACGCGGCCGTGCAGGCGGGCCATGCGCGCAACGACGACTTCAACGGCCCCGTGCAGGAGGGCGTGGGCCTGTACCAGGTGACGCACAGGAACGGCGAGCGCTGCAGCGCGGCCAAGGCCTATCTCACGCCGCACCTGTCGCGCCCCAACCTGCAGGTGATCACCGGCGCGCACGCCACGCGCATTCTTTTCGAGGGCAGGCGCGCCGTGGGCGTCGAGTACCGCCAGGGCGGGCGGCTGCAGCAGGTGCGGGCGCGGCGCGAGGTGCTGCTGTCGGCCGGGGCGCTGCTGTCGCCGCAGCTCCTGATGCTCTCTGGCGTGGGGCCGGCCGACGAGCTGCAGCGTCACGGCATAGGCGTGCTGCACCACCTGCCGGGCGTCGGCCAGAACCTGCATGACCACCCGGACGTGGTGCAGGTCGTCGATGCGCCGCGGCTCACCGACCTGTTCGGGCTGTCGCCGCGCGGCGCGCTCAACCTGCTGCGCGGCATCCGGCAATGGCGCGCGCAGCGCAGCGGCATGCTGACCACCAACTTCGCCGAGGCGGGCGGCTTTCTCAAGAGCAGCCCCGATGAGGCCCGGCCCGACCTGCAACTGCACTTCGTCATCGGCAAGCTGGTGGACCACGGGCGCAAGACCGTGCTGGGCCATGGTTACTCGCTGCACGTGTGCCTGCTGCAGCCGCAAAGCCGCGGCAGCGTGCGCCTGGCCAGCGGCGACCCGCTGCAGGCGCCGCTGATCGACCCCGGCTTCCTCGCCCACGATGGCGACATGGCACGCATGGTGCGGGGCTTCCAGATGGGGCGGCACATACTGCGGCAGCCAGCGCTTGCGCAGTACGGCGGGAGCGAGGGGCCGGCGCTCGCACAGGCGCAGACCGAGGAGCAGATCGCGCAGTTCATCCGCCGGCATGCCGACACCATCTACCACCCCGTGGGCAGCTGCCGCATGGGGCCGGGGCCGCTCGACGTGGTGGACGGCGAGCTGCGCGTGCACGGCCTGCAGGGGCTGCGCGTGGTGGATGCGTCCATCATGCCGCGCATCGTCAGCGGTAACACCAATGCGCCCACGGTGATGATTGCCGAGCGCGCAGCGGACCTGATTAAGAAATTTTGA
- a CDS encoding AMP nucleosidase: protein MASSLAFITEPSFHAEPADALAQVQHIYQQQIGHLRDAMQRFVAGETPANHVRACYPYVRVQIATVARAATQLAYGFVEGPGCYETTLTRPDLFAGYYTEQFRLLRASHGVELEVGLSRQPIPIHFSFAEHDYIEGTLSPERRTLMRDVFDLPDLAAMDDGIANGTWTPSAGEAQPLSLFTGPRVDYSLHRLRHYTGTLPEWFQNFVLFTNYQFYIDEFVRLGHAEMARADSEYVAFIEPGNVVTRRTGLPAQPGDELGAPPPRLPQMPAYHLVRADNSGITMVNIGVGPANAKTITDHIAVLRPHAWMMLGHCAGLRNSQQLGDYVLAHAYVREDHVLDEELPLWVPIPALAEIQVALQQAVAEVTQMGGPDLKRIMRTGTVASTDNRNWELLPDNMPQRRFSQSRAVALDMESATIAANGFRFRVPYGTLLCVSDKPLHGEIKLPGMANHFYRERVQQHLLIGMRAIDILRAGGVQRLHSRKLRSFAEVAFQ, encoded by the coding sequence ATGGCCTCCTCCCTCGCATTCATCACCGAACCCAGCTTCCACGCCGAACCCGCCGACGCCCTGGCGCAGGTGCAGCACATCTATCAGCAGCAGATCGGCCATCTGCGCGACGCCATGCAGCGCTTCGTGGCCGGAGAGACGCCCGCCAACCACGTGCGCGCCTGCTACCCCTACGTGCGCGTGCAGATCGCCACCGTGGCGCGCGCCGCCACGCAGCTGGCCTATGGCTTCGTTGAGGGGCCCGGGTGCTACGAGACCACGCTCACGCGGCCCGATCTGTTCGCGGGCTACTACACCGAACAGTTCCGCCTGCTGCGCGCCAGCCACGGCGTGGAGCTGGAGGTGGGCCTGAGCCGGCAGCCCATCCCCATCCATTTCTCGTTCGCCGAGCATGACTACATCGAGGGCACGCTCAGCCCCGAGCGGCGCACGCTGATGCGCGACGTGTTCGACCTGCCCGACCTCGCCGCCATGGACGACGGCATCGCCAACGGCACCTGGACGCCGAGCGCCGGCGAGGCGCAGCCGCTGTCGCTGTTCACCGGGCCGCGCGTGGACTACTCGCTGCACCGCCTGCGCCACTACACGGGCACCCTGCCCGAGTGGTTCCAGAACTTCGTGCTGTTCACCAACTACCAGTTCTACATCGACGAATTCGTGCGCCTGGGCCATGCCGAGATGGCCCGGGCGGACAGCGAATACGTCGCCTTCATCGAGCCCGGCAACGTGGTCACGCGCCGCACCGGCCTGCCCGCGCAGCCCGGCGACGAGCTGGGCGCGCCCCCGCCGCGCCTGCCGCAGATGCCCGCCTACCACCTGGTGCGCGCCGACAACAGCGGCATCACCATGGTCAACATCGGCGTCGGGCCGGCCAACGCCAAGACCATCACCGACCACATCGCCGTGCTGCGCCCGCACGCCTGGATGATGCTGGGCCACTGCGCGGGCCTGAGGAACAGCCAGCAGCTGGGCGACTACGTGCTGGCCCACGCCTACGTGCGCGAGGACCACGTGCTCGACGAGGAACTGCCGCTGTGGGTACCCATCCCCGCGCTGGCCGAGATCCAGGTCGCGCTGCAGCAGGCCGTGGCCGAGGTGACGCAGATGGGCGGCCCCGACCTCAAGCGCATCATGCGCACCGGCACCGTGGCCAGCACCGACAACCGCAACTGGGAGCTGCTGCCCGACAACATGCCCCAGCGCCGCTTCAGCCAGAGCCGCGCCGTGGCGCTGGACATGGAGAGCGCCACCATCGCCGCCAACGGCTTTCGCTTCCGCGTGCCCTACGGCACGCTGCTATGCGTGAGCGACAAGCCGCTGCACGGCGAGATCAAGCTGCCCGGGATGGCCAACCACTTCTACCGCGAGCGCGTTCAACAACACCTGCTCATCGGCATGCGCGCCATCGACATCCTGCGCGCCGGCGGCGTGCAGCGCCTGCACAGCCGCAAGCTGCGCAGCTTTGCCGAGGTGGCGTTCCAGTAG
- a CDS encoding ABC transporter permease — MAPMTDPSIWRAPDLSLRWWPVFLRNLLVWRKLAIPSLVGNIAEPLMWLVAFGYGMGALVGEVQVGGDGGARVPYILFLASGSICMSAMNAASFEALYSAFSRMHVQKTWDGIMNAPISLDSVLLAEMLWAAFKALFTATAILGVMLALGISHAPKLLVAWPVLLAVGIMFSSIALIFNALAQGYDFFTYYFTLVLTPMMFLSGVFFPREQLPTAVRIASDWLPLTNAVELVRPLFMDQWPAHPLRHGLVVAVTTIAAYWVALALTRRRFRA, encoded by the coding sequence ATGGCCCCCATGACCGACCCCAGCATCTGGCGTGCGCCCGACCTGTCGCTGCGCTGGTGGCCCGTATTCCTGCGCAACCTGCTGGTGTGGCGCAAGCTGGCCATACCCAGCCTGGTCGGCAACATCGCCGAGCCGCTGATGTGGCTGGTGGCCTTCGGCTACGGCATGGGCGCGCTGGTGGGCGAAGTGCAGGTAGGCGGCGACGGCGGCGCGCGCGTGCCCTACATCCTGTTCCTGGCCAGCGGCTCGATCTGCATGAGCGCCATGAACGCGGCGAGCTTCGAGGCGCTGTACTCGGCGTTCTCGCGCATGCACGTGCAGAAGACCTGGGACGGCATCATGAACGCGCCCATCAGCCTGGACAGCGTGCTGCTGGCCGAGATGCTGTGGGCCGCGTTCAAGGCGCTGTTCACCGCCACGGCCATCCTGGGCGTGATGCTGGCGCTGGGCATCAGCCATGCGCCCAAGCTGCTCGTGGCCTGGCCCGTGCTGCTCGCCGTGGGCATCATGTTCTCCAGCATCGCGCTGATCTTCAACGCCCTGGCCCAGGGCTACGACTTCTTCACCTACTACTTCACGCTGGTGCTCACGCCCATGATGTTCCTGTCGGGCGTGTTCTTCCCGCGCGAGCAGCTGCCCACGGCCGTGCGCATCGCATCGGACTGGCTGCCGCTGACCAACGCCGTGGAGCTGGTGCGCCCGCTGTTCATGGACCAGTGGCCGGCCCACCCCCTGCGCCACGGCCTGGTGGTGGCCGTGACCACCATTGCTGCCTACTGGGTGGCGCTGGCGCTGACGCGCAGGCGCTTTCGCGCCTGA